The Cohnella abietis genome has a segment encoding these proteins:
- a CDS encoding FecCD family ABC transporter permease encodes MRRSTLNGLWINLIMAALLLIMTLISLTTGKMGLSIGEILDVFLGMGTGRNEAIIYHFRMPRIVLAILVGIGMGLSGAVMQTLLRNDMASPGTLGISAGSGLFVMLVITGFQITSLASHFLLPALAFIGGITAALIIFLLAYRHRTDLSPTSLIMTGVAAGTGYNALSLMITLKMDEYQMEFALRWSEGSLWGDKWDFIGIMLPPIVLISLYIYKQYRSLNVFALGAPMAKSLGMRVRFKFITLAIAAVTLSSVSVAFGGSFFFVGLIAPHIARRICGSNHGIFLPVSALAGALLVLTADTLVRSTFPTFGVPTGVIITLISAPYFLYLLTRAR; translated from the coding sequence ATGAGGCGCTCGACCTTAAATGGGCTCTGGATAAATCTCATCATGGCAGCCTTGTTGCTAATTATGACGCTCATCAGCCTAACAACGGGTAAGATGGGTCTGTCAATTGGGGAGATTCTAGATGTGTTCCTTGGAATGGGCACTGGACGCAATGAGGCAATCATCTATCATTTTCGCATGCCTCGCATCGTGCTGGCGATTCTGGTCGGCATTGGCATGGGGCTCTCAGGGGCGGTTATGCAGACGTTGCTGCGAAATGACATGGCGAGCCCCGGAACTCTCGGTATCAGTGCGGGCTCCGGACTGTTCGTCATGCTCGTTATCACGGGCTTTCAGATTACGTCTCTGGCAAGCCACTTTTTGCTGCCTGCGCTTGCCTTTATCGGCGGAATTACCGCAGCGCTGATCATCTTCTTGCTTGCTTATCGACATCGCACTGATCTGTCGCCGACTAGCCTGATTATGACAGGGGTTGCCGCCGGCACGGGCTATAACGCGCTTTCGTTAATGATTACGCTTAAGATGGATGAATATCAAATGGAGTTTGCCTTGCGGTGGAGTGAAGGCAGCTTATGGGGAGATAAATGGGACTTCATTGGCATCATGCTGCCGCCGATTGTGCTGATCTCGCTCTACATATACAAACAATATCGCAGTCTCAATGTGTTCGCGCTCGGTGCGCCTATGGCCAAAAGTCTGGGAATGCGTGTCCGCTTCAAATTTATAACGCTAGCTATCGCTGCGGTCACGCTATCGTCAGTCAGTGTCGCCTTCGGTGGAAGCTTTTTCTTCGTCGGACTGATTGCTCCGCACATTGCCCGCCGCATTTGCGGCAGTAATCATGGCATATTCTTGCCCGTGTCCGCTCTCGCAGGTGCCTTGCTTGTACTCACAGCGGATACGCTTGTTCGCTCCACCTTTCCGACATTCGGTGTCCCCACTGGGGTCATTATCACCTTGATCAGCGCGCCGTATTTCTTGTATTTGCTTACGAGGGCCAGATAG
- a CDS encoding RCC1 domain-containing protein yields the protein MRKGWLSIILAVVLLLVPIGQASVNGQQWRFMEFRAIQHDDNSLTIDGLLEKATEGEEVKVVLSTGDFETVNGRKEFVEIVFSETKGTANSKGYFRLQTPPINPELLKNNELKIILIDQSGQKTGYTDKFPLKLKANDPDLFSRNNKYAKYMDSSQLAITPEDSRKLGEAAVKLSQRVVTGDSVSYFLDDQGKLWGWGRIPGVFDKSTTEGSQAVWRQPKIISAVSDIAQVSTGGRTGALLTKQGEIWQWDHRSENRALVRIGKISGVREIVVDDTGDGLILKKDGTVHSWTLTYGESNSNGIYPAPKIAISKLSALSGITSIMTASQSFYGQTYFALQSNGNVWAWGNMSVISSSSQAGNTNKNKERQIGLGKYMFEIVETKKPQQLKGFPAIRQISLLGGYPLMISEQAELWSYVSTEDTFIKKPGKVSQGAAAVFRNSPYVLMNDGQYYKWDTGSEALSYKPDLMLNGMQTIAAGSSMTSGADHMLAVNAEGLIVGWGGNAFGQLGVSAAAPLPSSPSVITKVANAVAVSTSSDHVLSLSSDGSIYGWGKNESKQINGSNHTEILSPILISKTQDVKKLAAGQGFSLYLNKKGELYGWGNLSRLGMEPSTKPERITLIPEAIKDIDVQRYSVAVLGASGTVYQLGGTVYIGSAAAENKDNFVRTIAQIPDASSISMGSLRGYAVRKDGSVWYWSNVVTEGITAAKQLGGFKNITKLAAATANDEYLLALDKNGDVWGWGDNSANQISHRMKQKLTSPVKVTNEPFRISGYTLTYVGKKLNYRSISASRNGALFLTNDNEMLFMGYPAYPLQAKKLYQNVTFAEAQDSNMYWIIGGKLYVYGRNNTSGQLGNGTKSYYDQPQAVKTAQGATLKVK from the coding sequence ATGAGAAAAGGTTGGTTATCCATCATACTAGCGGTTGTTCTATTGCTCGTGCCGATAGGGCAGGCATCGGTCAATGGACAGCAGTGGAGATTTATGGAATTCAGAGCTATACAGCATGACGATAATTCACTTACCATTGACGGTTTGTTAGAAAAGGCCACCGAGGGGGAAGAGGTCAAGGTCGTACTATCAACGGGGGACTTTGAAACGGTAAACGGAAGAAAGGAATTTGTAGAAATCGTATTTTCCGAGACCAAGGGAACGGCAAATTCCAAAGGGTACTTCCGCTTGCAGACGCCCCCCATCAACCCAGAACTACTGAAAAATAATGAGCTAAAAATTATCTTGATAGACCAATCTGGTCAAAAAACAGGCTATACCGATAAATTTCCGTTAAAGCTGAAGGCGAACGATCCAGACTTGTTTAGCCGAAACAATAAATACGCCAAGTACATGGACAGCTCGCAGTTGGCCATTACTCCGGAGGATTCCCGAAAGCTAGGTGAGGCCGCCGTTAAGCTCTCGCAGCGTGTCGTCACCGGTGACTCCGTCTCTTATTTCCTAGATGACCAAGGAAAGCTATGGGGCTGGGGGCGTATTCCAGGTGTGTTCGACAAATCCACCACCGAAGGCTCTCAAGCTGTATGGAGACAGCCCAAAATCATTTCCGCAGTTTCCGATATAGCGCAGGTGAGCACAGGCGGCAGAACCGGAGCGCTGCTCACCAAGCAGGGCGAAATCTGGCAATGGGACCATAGATCAGAAAACCGTGCGCTCGTCCGTATCGGTAAAATATCGGGAGTGCGGGAAATTGTCGTGGATGATACAGGCGATGGCCTAATTCTCAAAAAAGACGGCACCGTCCATAGCTGGACCTTGACCTATGGCGAATCCAATTCAAATGGCATCTATCCAGCTCCTAAAATTGCCATTTCGAAGCTTTCCGCGCTGTCCGGTATAACCAGCATCATGACCGCCAGTCAAAGCTTTTATGGGCAAACCTATTTTGCTCTGCAAAGCAACGGAAATGTGTGGGCCTGGGGTAACATGAGCGTTATATCCAGCTCGAGTCAAGCCGGAAATACAAACAAGAACAAAGAGCGCCAGATCGGGTTGGGCAAATATATGTTCGAGATTGTTGAGACGAAAAAACCTCAGCAGCTTAAGGGATTTCCGGCTATTCGCCAGATTTCGCTGCTGGGAGGTTATCCACTGATGATCAGCGAGCAGGCGGAGCTGTGGTCTTACGTATCGACCGAGGATACATTTATCAAGAAGCCAGGCAAAGTGTCGCAAGGAGCCGCTGCTGTTTTTAGAAACAGCCCCTATGTACTAATGAATGACGGCCAGTATTATAAGTGGGACACTGGCAGTGAGGCGCTTTCTTACAAGCCGGACCTTATGCTGAATGGGATGCAGACGATCGCCGCAGGAAGCTCAATGACAAGCGGCGCCGATCATATGCTGGCTGTGAATGCCGAAGGCTTGATTGTGGGCTGGGGCGGCAATGCCTTCGGACAGCTGGGTGTCAGTGCAGCTGCTCCGCTACCATCCTCTCCGTCCGTTATTACGAAGGTAGCTAATGCCGTTGCCGTTTCCACTAGCAGCGATCATGTCCTGTCACTCAGTAGCGACGGCTCCATCTATGGCTGGGGCAAAAATGAAAGCAAGCAGATTAACGGCAGCAATCACACAGAAATCCTTAGTCCGATCCTTATCAGCAAGACGCAGGACGTCAAAAAGCTGGCCGCAGGACAAGGCTTCTCCTTGTACCTGAACAAGAAGGGGGAGCTTTACGGCTGGGGTAACCTAAGTAGGCTTGGCATGGAGCCTTCAACAAAGCCGGAACGAATCACGCTTATTCCAGAAGCTATTAAGGATATCGATGTACAGAGATACAGCGTAGCGGTGCTAGGCGCATCGGGAACTGTTTATCAGCTTGGCGGAACTGTTTATATAGGCAGTGCAGCGGCAGAAAATAAAGACAACTTTGTTCGCACTATTGCCCAAATTCCCGACGCTTCCTCCATCTCCATGGGTAGCCTGCGGGGCTATGCCGTTCGTAAGGACGGTTCCGTATGGTATTGGAGCAATGTTGTGACAGAAGGTATAACTGCTGCAAAGCAGCTTGGCGGATTCAAAAACATTACCAAGCTTGCTGCAGCAACCGCCAATGACGAATACTTGCTTGCACTGGACAAAAATGGAGATGTTTGGGGCTGGGGCGATAATTCAGCTAATCAGATTAGCCATCGAATGAAGCAGAAGCTGACCTCTCCGGTCAAGGTTACGAATGAACCGTTCCGGATCAGCGGCTATACTCTCACTTACGTAGGCAAAAAGCTTAACTACCGTTCCATAAGCGCTTCGCGCAACGGAGCATTGTTTCTGACCAACGACAACGAGATGCTGTTTATGGGCTACCCAGCCTATCCATTACAAGCCAAAAAACTGTATCAGAACGTAACCTTCGCCGAAGCTCAAGACAGCAATATGTACTGGATCATCGGCGGAAAGCTGTACGTCTATGGCAGAAATAACACCTCAGGCCAATTGGGCAACGGCACGAAGTCCTATTATGATCAACCTCAAGCTGTGAAAACTGCGCAAGGAGCAACGCTCAAAGTAAAATAG
- a CDS encoding AraC family transcriptional regulator: MNLHFKAAWSSEKWDKALTIWENASISILDIRHRLIEGQTSLQEFKLPAHAFLFALNGPGILRLGEIAYEMERFAMLHLCKGTKISIDALGGWLDFYLILYQPSYNASTFTSGRNIESNPLLYPLAVSVSNPLFYANCFRSMHDQWQHASNHRQLHAKSGFYQLVEQLSIDCKHDHIAALPLDIVQNAIAFMGQNYHLSLTIQGIAESFGISSSQLNRLFKQKLNVGPLEYLKELRIQAAKRYLELYPVSLKEVASATGICDEFYLSRLIKQRFNRTAEQLKQKFTSRMRDMYMEQEDQFPYTHSLSENNYHYQNKGEQIMLNKWKSKLLLTGALSVMLTVTACGNNTGANNAQTNKIPEESSPSAETRIVTTEMGNVEIPIHPQRIIIPYQQGDLLALGIKPVGTSFNDDAVFQEEMGDTAIGIPWETDLEAIMALEPDLIIYTNEEDYDKLSLIAPTVIIPKLYSLNPLERLTLLADLVGKAEKAEELIAQFHKKVADSKLKLEQGGLMDKTVALIEFNEPGSVFIYGNKYGRGGELLYNYLGIKAPQKVIDDIIEHPKDPRYLEVSKEVMADYQGDFIFSDKNWLKMENDPIWKSLTAVKEGKVIQTNSGMFWFNDILSLNAQLEFITEQLLEHAKK; this comes from the coding sequence TTGAACCTGCACTTTAAAGCGGCGTGGAGCAGCGAAAAATGGGATAAAGCCCTGACCATCTGGGAGAACGCGTCGATATCGATATTGGACATTCGCCATCGCTTAATCGAGGGACAAACGTCATTGCAGGAATTCAAGCTGCCAGCCCATGCGTTCTTATTCGCTCTTAATGGTCCGGGTATCCTGCGTCTTGGCGAAATTGCCTACGAGATGGAACGATTCGCCATGCTTCATCTGTGCAAAGGTACAAAAATCTCGATCGATGCGCTGGGAGGATGGCTTGATTTTTATCTGATCCTATATCAACCTTCCTATAATGCTTCCACCTTTACTAGCGGAAGAAACATAGAGAGCAACCCGCTACTTTATCCCCTTGCTGTTAGTGTGAGCAATCCGCTTTTCTACGCGAATTGCTTCCGCAGCATGCATGATCAGTGGCAACATGCATCAAACCATCGGCAACTCCATGCAAAAAGTGGTTTTTATCAGCTCGTCGAGCAATTAAGCATCGATTGCAAGCATGACCACATCGCTGCATTGCCGTTAGATATCGTTCAGAACGCGATTGCGTTCATGGGTCAGAATTATCACCTGTCATTAACAATACAGGGCATCGCCGAATCGTTCGGCATCAGCAGTAGTCAGCTGAATCGGCTTTTTAAGCAGAAATTGAATGTAGGGCCGCTCGAATATTTGAAAGAACTGCGCATTCAGGCGGCAAAGCGATACTTGGAATTATATCCGGTCAGCTTAAAAGAAGTAGCCAGCGCCACAGGCATTTGCGATGAGTTCTACTTGAGCCGCCTGATCAAGCAGCGATTTAATAGGACAGCCGAGCAGCTGAAGCAAAAATTTACAAGCCGGATGCGCGATATGTACATGGAACAAGAAGATCAATTCCCTTATACTCATTCATTGAGTGAGAATAATTATCATTATCAAAATAAGGGAGAACAGATCATGTTGAACAAATGGAAAAGCAAGCTGCTACTCACCGGTGCGCTCAGTGTCATGCTCACCGTAACTGCTTGCGGAAACAATACTGGCGCCAACAACGCGCAAACTAACAAAATACCAGAGGAAAGCTCTCCGTCCGCAGAAACGCGCATTGTAACTACAGAAATGGGAAATGTCGAAATACCGATCCATCCTCAGCGTATCATTATACCTTACCAGCAGGGAGATCTGCTTGCGCTTGGTATTAAACCAGTCGGTACTTCTTTCAATGATGATGCCGTGTTCCAAGAGGAGATGGGGGATACGGCGATTGGGATTCCATGGGAGACTGATCTAGAGGCGATTATGGCATTGGAGCCGGACTTAATTATTTATACCAATGAGGAAGATTACGATAAGCTCAGCTTGATCGCGCCGACTGTCATCATTCCTAAGCTTTACAGCCTGAACCCGCTGGAGCGCCTCACCTTGCTAGCCGACCTGGTTGGTAAAGCAGAAAAAGCAGAAGAATTAATTGCGCAATTTCATAAAAAAGTAGCGGATAGCAAATTAAAGCTGGAGCAGGGCGGGCTAATGGACAAGACTGTCGCTCTAATTGAATTCAATGAACCCGGCAGCGTCTTTATTTACGGCAATAAATATGGACGAGGCGGAGAATTGCTTTACAATTACCTAGGGATAAAGGCGCCTCAAAAAGTGATTGACGACATTATTGAGCATCCCAAAGATCCACGTTATTTGGAAGTTTCTAAAGAAGTCATGGCTGATTACCAAGGTGATTTTATTTTCTCGGACAAGAATTGGCTTAAGATGGAGAACGATCCGATCTGGAAAAGTCTAACGGCAGTTAAAGAAGGAAAAGTGATTCAGACCAACTCCGGGATGTTCTGGTTCAATGATATTTTGTCATTGAATGCCCAATTAGAATTTATTACGGAGCAGCTGCTGGAACACGCGAAGAAGTAA
- a CDS encoding FecCD family ABC transporter permease, with amino-acid sequence MGKGLSHMPSTHSKADRHRGGRHFSLYMLLGAGLLLLGMAASISLGAARINIATAWQALFQYNHDFSEHQVIRFLRLPRTIADIIVGASLAVCGAVMQGSTRNPLADSGLMGISSGAAFGMAVCFAIFPNSPYMINILYSCMGASIATLLTYTIASVGARGMTPQRLVLAGMSISMLFGALTTVIVIKYRIGKSMLHWSSGSTASAGWVELAVVTPLFLASIAVAISISRSITMLSMGEEVASGLGLHTKKTRLMATLIILVLTGLAVVIVGPIGFVGLIIPHAVRFLIGVDYRYIIPMSALYGAAFLLIADIFGRLYNRPSETPLGIIFAIVGVPFFLYISRKIRRDGV; translated from the coding sequence ATGGGGAAAGGACTCTCGCATATGCCTTCAACTCACTCTAAAGCCGATCGCCATAGGGGCGGTCGGCATTTCTCGCTATATATGCTGCTTGGAGCTGGTCTACTTCTACTGGGTATGGCAGCCTCTATTTCATTAGGTGCAGCAAGGATAAATATCGCAACTGCCTGGCAGGCGCTGTTCCAGTATAATCATGATTTCAGCGAGCATCAGGTTATTAGGTTCCTACGGCTGCCGCGCACGATCGCCGATATTATCGTTGGTGCAAGTCTAGCTGTCTGCGGTGCGGTTATGCAGGGGTCGACGCGCAATCCACTAGCTGATTCCGGTTTAATGGGTATCAGTTCCGGCGCTGCTTTCGGCATGGCGGTTTGCTTCGCCATTTTCCCAAACTCGCCCTACATGATCAACATTCTCTATTCCTGCATGGGTGCTTCTATCGCTACTTTGCTAACGTATACGATTGCCTCTGTCGGAGCACGCGGTATGACACCACAGCGGCTTGTACTAGCAGGGATGTCGATTTCGATGCTGTTCGGAGCGCTCACAACTGTAATTGTAATCAAGTATCGCATTGGCAAAAGCATGCTCCATTGGTCATCGGGCTCTACAGCAAGCGCTGGATGGGTAGAGCTTGCGGTCGTCACACCTCTCTTCCTTGCCAGTATTGCTGTAGCTATATCCATTTCGCGTTCGATAACGATGCTAAGCATGGGCGAGGAAGTTGCATCAGGGCTTGGGCTACATACGAAAAAAACGCGTCTTATGGCTACCTTAATTATACTTGTACTGACTGGACTCGCCGTTGTCATCGTAGGGCCAATTGGATTTGTCGGGCTTATTATCCCGCATGCTGTGCGATTCTTGATCGGCGTCGACTATCGTTATATCATTCCGATGTCCGCTTTGTACGGCGCTGCGTTTCTCTTAATTGCTGATATATTTGGCCGACTGTATAACCGGCCGAGTGAAACGCCGCTCGGTATTATTTTCGCAATCGTAGGCGTTCCCTTCTTTCTGTATATCTCTCGCAAGATCAGGAGGGATGGGGTATGA
- a CDS encoding histidine kinase N-terminal 7TM domain-containing diguanylate cyclase: MVSQTTMYITLVGLSGAFNLFFCYYVFSRRSEIPAYRTYILYTLVLSIYSFGYAFELASDTIEQVKVWTRIEYIGIATFAPLGLVIIHQYLGREISGFIKIPLFFIPAITFIMVITSDYHDLFYKVFEFKEGVSPHILYIEIGKWYIVQDTYMFCCTVAGILLLLSRWKQTQRAYRLQLITLICGLLIPMIAGFSYRFGVTPTGLDPVPISLCITSALYIWATMSTKMLTVIPIAKETIFDSMEEGFIVLDLSDRLIDYNRAVSRMIPALNPCTIGKNLYQSWAELTSAPVPFNHHLDQNIEEFNWADGASKEVYEVRSSAMRNRNGVVVGKLLMFINVTELKRLQQELEQRAHYDGLTQIFNRSEFIHRGRELLERSRVNQNPFSVILLDIDYFKRVNDNFGHETGDKLLIHVAAICQAMLPEGGLFARYGGEEFVLALSSPLREASELSERLRATLENTPLNTSKGTVGVTSSFGVVEATHRLDETLEVLLRKADEALYRAKREGRNRISIANSP; encoded by the coding sequence GTGGTTTCGCAAACGACGATGTATATTACACTTGTCGGTCTTTCGGGAGCATTTAACCTATTTTTTTGTTACTATGTATTTTCCAGAAGATCAGAGATCCCTGCTTATCGCACCTATATTCTTTATACGTTAGTACTGTCGATTTACTCTTTCGGTTATGCTTTCGAGTTGGCTAGCGATACGATCGAGCAAGTGAAGGTATGGACAAGAATCGAATATATTGGAATTGCTACCTTTGCTCCATTGGGCTTGGTCATTATTCATCAATATCTCGGGCGTGAAATATCTGGTTTTATAAAAATACCGCTATTCTTCATACCGGCTATTACGTTCATTATGGTCATCACGAGCGATTATCACGATTTGTTCTACAAAGTGTTTGAGTTTAAAGAGGGTGTATCTCCTCACATTCTTTATATTGAGATCGGTAAGTGGTACATCGTACAAGATACCTACATGTTTTGCTGCACGGTAGCTGGAATATTATTGTTGCTCAGCAGGTGGAAGCAAACGCAAAGAGCGTATCGATTGCAACTGATCACATTAATTTGCGGTCTGTTGATTCCGATGATTGCCGGATTTTCTTATCGATTTGGCGTAACGCCCACGGGGCTCGACCCTGTTCCAATCAGCTTGTGCATCACATCTGCCCTGTACATATGGGCCACCATGTCTACAAAAATGCTGACCGTTATTCCGATTGCCAAGGAGACGATTTTCGACAGCATGGAGGAAGGCTTCATTGTTCTGGATTTATCGGACAGGCTCATCGACTACAATCGGGCAGTCAGCCGGATGATTCCTGCACTGAATCCTTGTACGATTGGCAAAAACCTGTATCAATCATGGGCAGAGCTTACGAGTGCTCCAGTTCCCTTCAATCATCATTTGGACCAAAATATTGAGGAATTCAATTGGGCTGATGGTGCGAGTAAGGAAGTTTACGAGGTTCGTTCTTCGGCTATGCGAAATCGGAACGGAGTTGTTGTAGGCAAATTGCTCATGTTCATCAACGTGACTGAACTGAAGCGGCTTCAGCAAGAGCTTGAGCAACGGGCTCATTATGACGGGCTTACGCAGATATTCAATCGTTCGGAATTCATTCATCGCGGTCGAGAGCTACTGGAACGATCTCGGGTGAATCAAAATCCATTCTCTGTTATTTTATTGGATATTGATTATTTCAAGCGGGTGAATGACAATTTCGGCCATGAAACGGGGGATAAACTGCTCATCCACGTTGCCGCCATCTGCCAGGCGATGCTTCCCGAGGGAGGATTGTTCGCTCGTTATGGAGGAGAGGAATTCGTATTGGCACTATCGTCTCCTCTTCGAGAAGCAAGTGAGCTTTCCGAGCGTCTACGTGCCACTTTGGAAAATACACCTCTAAATACCTCCAAAGGAACTGTCGGTGTAACTTCCAGCTTCGGAGTTGTAGAGGCCACTCATCGTCTCGATGAAACGCTAGAAGTTCTGCTTCGGAAAGCTGATGAGGCGTTGTATAGAGCTAAGCGTGAAGGGCGTAATCGTATAAGTATTGCTAATTCCCCTTAG
- a CDS encoding DinB family protein, with product MENREQLVHEFEQLIAYAEGLKLYSEAELSSPIAPGKWSPKEIMAHIMVWDQYYFEYAITPVAMQQENAIITSSDLIDVESFNQKSTQIAKERAGSELFDLVIETREQFIQKLNQISEQSLRHPFVDADGATFVIFDFVVGLIEHDQHHINQIENLLTSTKSVVK from the coding sequence ATGGAAAATAGAGAACAATTAGTGCATGAATTTGAGCAGCTTATTGCATATGCAGAAGGATTAAAATTGTATTCTGAGGCGGAGTTATCAAGTCCGATTGCACCAGGAAAATGGTCCCCTAAGGAAATCATGGCTCATATTATGGTCTGGGATCAATATTATTTTGAGTACGCAATTACTCCAGTAGCAATGCAGCAGGAAAACGCTATTATTACATCAAGCGATTTGATAGATGTTGAGAGTTTCAATCAGAAATCTACGCAAATTGCTAAGGAGCGAGCTGGTAGTGAGCTTTTTGATCTTGTAATTGAAACAAGAGAGCAGTTCATACAAAAGCTGAACCAAATTTCAGAGCAAAGTCTAAGGCATCCTTTCGTGGACGCAGATGGGGCAACCTTTGTCATATTTGATTTTGTTGTTGGCTTGATTGAGCATGATCAGCATCACATAAACCAGATTGAGAATTTATTAACGTCAACCAAAAGCGTAGTTAAGTAG
- a CDS encoding Ig-like domain-containing protein has translation MKKAIIMLMLFAAVFSVLPGVSNAAARSDGKEIVELTKGIEYKLNERGFVTYVNIDELPKDVADNFRRIGVSSYGGVKPDVSRYKWADFITTSSLYDDSRGYGSGLTQPGTYYPMTILYDADNMPLAYHIGKIEFTQTTPDAGSPGSASHATLDHLEATEQEIVLGVGKSQKLKVYAVYTNGEEKEITADKGLVVRSESAAIADIKKGIITAGNKVGSTNLVVSYLGKKLTITVKVTKDAAVSIKASSKKTTLTVGDTKQIKLTGTYSDGKVKDITNLAVWTTDDSDIADIDGGEIEAVSEGTTTITANYNGLTVAIEVTVISEEEEEATQYVSLVASNKNIKLLPGDEKTIRIYGLTEDGQKVEVTDEVVWQTSKSDVVDADSGILTAGKPGKAVVYVSHGSTELSFNVEVIKEKAVKAIISSPSKIEVKKGSEKQLIAEAQYIDDVKIDVTERAVWTVKNDSILEIDGGTLTALKKGKTIITVKYKGKFANIEVTVK, from the coding sequence TTGAAAAAAGCAATTATTATGTTGATGTTATTTGCAGCAGTATTCAGTGTATTACCGGGTGTTAGCAATGCAGCTGCTCGATCAGATGGTAAGGAAATTGTCGAATTAACAAAAGGGATAGAGTACAAGCTTAACGAGAGAGGCTTCGTAACTTATGTGAATATAGATGAACTACCAAAAGATGTGGCAGATAACTTTAGACGAATTGGCGTTTCTAGCTATGGGGGCGTTAAACCCGATGTTTCTCGTTATAAATGGGCAGATTTCATTACCACGTCTAGTCTATATGATGATTCAAGAGGATATGGATCCGGGTTAACTCAACCAGGTACTTATTATCCTATGACTATCTTGTATGACGCAGATAACATGCCATTGGCTTATCACATTGGAAAAATTGAATTTACACAAACCACTCCTGATGCTGGCTCTCCGGGTTCTGCTAGTCATGCAACATTAGATCACTTGGAAGCTACCGAGCAAGAAATTGTTCTTGGAGTAGGTAAGTCCCAAAAGTTAAAAGTGTATGCTGTATATACGAACGGTGAAGAAAAGGAAATAACTGCTGACAAGGGGTTAGTTGTTCGTTCTGAATCAGCTGCTATAGCCGATATCAAAAAAGGGATAATCACTGCCGGAAACAAAGTAGGTTCAACGAATCTGGTCGTTTCTTATTTAGGAAAGAAGTTAACGATTACCGTTAAGGTAACAAAAGATGCTGCTGTATCTATTAAAGCCTCCTCTAAGAAAACAACACTAACCGTTGGCGACACGAAGCAAATTAAGCTAACAGGCACTTATTCAGATGGCAAAGTTAAAGATATAACGAATTTAGCAGTTTGGACAACGGACGACAGTGACATAGCCGACATTGATGGTGGCGAAATTGAAGCCGTGTCTGAAGGAACGACAACTATAACTGCTAATTACAATGGTCTTACTGTAGCTATTGAAGTAACCGTTATCTCAGAAGAAGAGGAGGAAGCGACTCAATATGTGTCTCTTGTAGCTTCTAATAAGAACATTAAGCTTCTTCCTGGTGACGAGAAAACAATTCGTATTTATGGTTTAACAGAGGATGGTCAGAAAGTAGAAGTCACAGATGAAGTTGTGTGGCAAACTAGTAAAAGTGACGTAGTTGATGCAGATTCAGGCATTTTAACCGCGGGCAAACCAGGTAAGGCAGTTGTTTATGTAAGCCATGGCTCGACGGAGCTTTCATTCAATGTAGAGGTAATAAAAGAAAAGGCTGTCAAAGCTATTATCTCAAGTCCATCAAAAATTGAAGTTAAAAAAGGATCCGAGAAACAGTTGATTGCAGAAGCACAATATATCGATGACGTTAAAATTGATGTGACCGAGCGCGCTGTCTGGACTGTTAAAAATGATAGCATATTAGAGATTGACGGCGGCACTTTAACTGCATTGAAAAAAGGCAAAACAATCATTACAGTAAAATACAAAGGTAAGTTTGCAAACATTGAAGTTACTGTAAAATAG